atatttttgtgtaatagaactaagttgtcggaatacttgaaaaaatagattattattaattgtcACATTTACAAGAAAACCTTCACAACATTTCTATTATGTTCTTCAGATTAACGTCAGGATTCTTTGTTTGTACCATATTGGTTTCCTGTATTATCACGATTAAATTAAACAAACTACAAATTTTGTTTGCTTTACAATCCTAAACATATAACAAATATATTTTTGCAACAATCTGTTCTTTGTTGTTCTGAATCAAGCTTGTCCTTGTGGCATTtctgtaattaactattctaaatgcaaaataagtcacaatttaactaaaaaaatgattttattaacttaaaaaattcttctaatatttgtattttgacaacgacgttcgatttggacgtcgaaacgttaataaaatgattttttagttaaatttttaaaacGCTATTTTCCCGTTTAGAATAGTTAATCGCAGTTAGTTCGCATAATCAATGCGAACTTACCGAGACAACCTGTATAGATATATGCACTTCAACAGCAGTTGAACAGGGAACGAGACACGCTGTATACCACTTGTATGATGTTTTTACGCTTTGATGCAGTCTTCTTACGGCTCACCTCCACACGTATTATATCGAAATATCGAAGTttttataaacatatatttactaataataaaatgattttctaaaaaatttcCAATTAGAGCGTCTATGATTATGATGTCACAATATTGTGCCTTCATCTAAACAGTGTCAAATAttgccgacgcactgttgccaaagtttcgcagaaagTTAGAAAAAGGGTGTGCTACTATCCCCCGAAGTAATACttattgatgacgcgctgatgtgGCTTCTTAAAATAAAACGTTTCTTTGTAAATTTTTGATACTTTTTAGGCTGAAAGGTTAAATTTATTCAGACTTCCGTTCAGATGGGTTGTTTGGGGGCATACCAACCGTTCGATTTTTGAGGACTTCTATCTAAGACTCGATTGCAAGTTTTTTATTATTGAGGAGAATCATTACAATACTTTTGTGATTACTTCTTTATATAAAATAAGCGAACATTCCTCAAATATTGTGGAAAATAAAATAGGAGAATGGAGCCCTAAAACAGGGTTTATGGAGTTTAACGAGCTATTATTAAGGAATCGAACAAATTTAATGCATCAGACCATTAATGTTTCCTATACAGCAATGTTTAATGATTCGTTTAACCACTTGCACGACTTTAGGTATAACTTTTCAAATATgttactattatttttttttttttgtaatgtgtccatttttcattattttcaactCGTTGATAGGTCTTTAAATGTCTAATAACCGACAGTTTTTTTAACATAAtaatattatctaaaaaaaatcacaTGTTTTATATTAGAGATCCACATCGTGATCCAACGCTGAAAGTAAACGCAATTCTTGTAACATATGCTCTAGAAATGTTAAATACAACAACTTTTAACATATATCAATCGACTTATGGATTCAAACTAACCAACTCTAATATATATAATGGTGTGGTTGGGGATCTCCAAACGGGCAGAGCGGAAATCTCAGGTAAACTATTTTGTTTTCATCCATTTAATAACTCATTAGAACatatagaatgacaaatgaggtgtagaAAAAGAGCTTATATCCCAAAgaaagctaggacaaataattctcggaaaaatattttcagacaaaaatcccacaaattatccctggacaaaaaattctCCAGGGCCAAAAAAGATTCCTgccgaattaataaaatgtggcacagataaactctttcaagcacttacttggtgtatgaacaaatatataaacggtgtcacaccacccagtttatggaaagtagcttatatttcttccattcataaaaaaggaaataagttggattgctaaaattacagaggaatatcggTAACTAGTACACTAAGCCGGGTGTATGACGCATTCTTAGAAATCTCAATGAGATGAAGTAtagggaacaagaagaagaagaacaggctggtttccgcgctggaaggacttgcacagataacgtcttctgcctaaaacaattaattgaaaaaaaaatcagcaaccaatcaagagacccatctcatgtttgttgacctccgtaaagcatacgacagcgttcctgtgactaaattgtggaaatcactacaagaaactaacatcagctacactctagtcaaagccttaaaaaatatatatgaaaattctacatcacaagtaaaaattggcaacacactatctaaaaagttcatagttaacaagggtctgcgccagggctgctgtatttcaccaactttgttcaagatatatgttgcaaaagcactaaaccagtggaaacgtaaatgccacggtatgggtatagactggagaggtttgtttatataccttacaatttgctgatgaccaagtgatcatagctaatgataaagacgacctaCAGTTTATGGcaagaaaaataaaagaggaatatgaacagtggcGCTTGggaattaatgtggaaaaaactaaatacctgcccataggagctgagttatccaatatcgaactagaggataatgaacaaatcacatcatgtagtgaatacacgtacctgggagtaatcttcgatagaacgggaaaagacgatgaggaaataaagaaaagggtaacacaagctagaagaacaattggctgcctaaatggaatactttggagcttcgaaataggaatacagcgaaaatacaatatctatgaaacacttattaaaagcagcctactttacggagcagaaacttgggagaataaccgagaaaaacaggaaaaaattagaagctgtagaaatggatgtgtttagaagatcgttaggtatatcccgtagggaaagagttcgaaatgaggaagtaagacgacgaatttaaatagatggttacttaacaacagacattgagaggaaacagttgatttggtatggtcatgttcaaagaatggaagacacaagatttcccaaaaagatcatgcaatgggtaccaccaaacagCAAAAAAcaaggaagacccaaaaagacatggaaagaaggggtaaccaaagcaatgagtacaagggatcttagagatggccaatgggatgatagaaggacgtggaagttaggcatcggacaatgTCGAATATAaatctaaaaccgatacatacatacaaaaAATTCTCACAAAAAATTCCGTACcaataatccccacaattttttttttggacaaaatatcccaaAAAAAAATCTCGGACAAAAAAAATcaccaagaaatatttgctgccgaatagttctctaaaagttttcccgtgaatgcaatcgacgcaaatgtttATCAGCTtcagtgcatgagagttatagcaatcgccatgaaaccgcttttcgccacgaaaataatgattagcaattaaaattaagcataaattgtaatttcgattaccttTCGAAGTCCaattgtgagttttttcaaaaatcgtggaagatatggggaatgagctaaggctcaTATTTTTCggtattactaaaaaaattactaccatacgccgaagaaatagttgaTGACTACCAGTGTGATTTCAGGCCTGGAAGATCGActgttgatcaaatatttactattagacaAATACTTGAAAAATATTGGGAGTATAATCAAGACATGCATCAATTCTTTATAGATTTCAGGCAGGCTTATGATTCAACTAATCGTCCAACACTATGAAATGCAATGGTCGAGCtgggcgtacccaagaaactaactgcggtaacgcAAATGGGTATAAGTTAGAATAGGGGAGAAATATCAAAtactttctgcgtaaattctggccttagacagggagatccgttgtccccattgttgtttaacctggccttagaatatgtcatgagtaaatttatccaaaaatcaaaccagacatagctcCTCGGGGAGAGGtcagatgggagaaggtctgtaggaaggcctagaaaaaggtggaaagatgcaatCAGAGAAAaactggagaaaatgggagtgagacaatgggaaatagtgacACAGGACTGACCAAcgtggaaggcaatagtaaacgcggcaaagactctcaAAGCGTTATAACGCcattaatgatgatgatgactaaatatttttgactttaaatttacaaaaaggagCAGGTTTTTTGAATTAATCGGCgggctgaaaagttcgtaggctgacACATAGATGGCGCTACTGGTATTAAATCCATCCTCTAAGAATCCATATGATTTTTAGTCAGCCGTAACATTTAaaagatgcgtttataaatttgacAGCTGTCGAACTATTAGTTTAAAAGATATAGCATTTTAAGTGAAGCAACTTATGTTAGTTTAAATAAAATGGATAAAAAGGAATTCCGTACCTTAATAATTGATTGCTTTTTGgcgaaaaaaatacttttgaagcCAAAGCTTGGCTTGATAAACAATATTCAGAGTCTGCACCAGGAAAAGCAACCGTTGAGAAATGGATTGCTAAGTTTAAACGAGGCGAAATAAGCAACGAGGACAATGCATGCAGTGGTTGCCCCAAAAAGGCTGTTACCGATGAAAACATCAAAAAAGTGCACAAAATAATTTCGGATGACCATAAAGTGAAGTTGTTGGAGAAAGCTGATACTGTAAAGATATGAAAGAAACGCGATGGATATATTGTGCATGAATATTTGGGTATGCGAAAGCTCTGTGTAAAGTGGGTGCCGCGAGAGCTCACAATCGATCAAAAACAACAACGAATTGGTGTTTCTGAAAAGTATTTGAAGCTATTCAGTCGTAATAAAACCGAATTTTTGCGTCGATATATTACAATGGATGAAACATGGCTCCATCATTCCACACCGGAATCCACTCGACAGTCTTCCGGGTCGACTGCACGTGATTAACCGACTCCAAAGCGTGGAAAGACGCAAGAGTCGGCTGGCAAGGTTACGGCATCAGTATATTGGGATGCGCATGGTATAATATTCATCGACTATCTCGAAAAGGAAAAACCATTAACAGCGACTACTACATTGCGTTATTGGAGTGTTTGAAGGACGAAATCGCGTAAAAATGGCCCcatttgaagaaaaataaagtgctGTTTCATCAAGACAACGCAACGTGTAACAGATTACTGAAAATGATGGCAAAATTTCATGAATTGGGCTTCAAATTGCCTCCGCAGCCACCGTATTCACCAGATATGGCTCCTGGCGACTACTGACTGTTAGCTGACCTCAATATAATGCTCGCTGGAAAGAAATTTAgcaccaataaagagttaatcgccgaaactgaggcttattttgaggctaaacaaaaattgtattataaaaatggtattTAAAAGTTGTATGACCGCCATAATCGTTGTATCACCCTCAAAGGTAACTATATagaataataaaatcaaattttatcaaaaaaaaatgtctttctatgttagcctacgaacttttcagcccgcctgttacaatcaagattatcgttttcaggaccagcagttatcatcacaaataggcaatgttttgaagAGTTATTCAAAGCACAGTGAGCAAAATATTTAAGCGAATAAATACAACATGATTCCAACAGCCTtggctcattccccatatcttccacgatttttgaaaaaactaaaCTCACAATTGGAATTAGAAAGGTAATctaaattacaattcatgctgaattttaattgctaatcattattttcatTCCCGAAAGCGGTTTCATTGCGACTGCTAAAACTCTcttgcactgaggctgaaaaacatttgcctCGATTGCATTCaagggaaaacttttagagaactattcggcagcaaatatttcttggggattttttgtggggatattttgtccaaaaaaaattgtggggagtatttgtccggaattttttgtggggatttctTGTCCgaggataatttgtggggattgtTTTAGGagatttttgtggggattttttgtggagatttttggtccgggattatttgtccggggattatttgtccgggccCCTCCCaaagatggtattaaaggtgagaaatttgacatcagGTTCCAAAATTGTAACCGAAAGTTCTGTTTTTGTGTACACACTTCCTAGACTTGGTCAGATGCGCTTAATAATGCGATATACAGTCAGTATACCTACTTATTTCCTTCTGCAGGATTGCTTAAAAATTAGTCCCGTTTACTAGTTTTGTTCTATTTTTAGGAAACGTTCTATTCATGTATGTCGATAGAATAGACGTAGTGGATTACATTATATATTGTTGTCACTCTTGCTTAAGATTTATCTATAAAGCTCCACCACTATCTTACGTATCCAATTTGTTTAAACTGCCATTCACTTCAGATGTATGGTACAGTTGTATTGGATTAATCGTAATTATATCCATTACAGGTGAGTACTTTAACTAGTAGCTAcaatattattgatataaataTTGAAACGGTGCCAAAAATACGATCATTTCACccttttaattttctaaattatgatcttctcgttgtccttatgccctgtaagagcgtcggactttggtatcacctatccatcttttacccatttgttccacgccttccggtctcctgccatttccttcatctgttgcactgtttgCCCTCTCTTGGTCCCGATTTCCTCAATTTGTGATTATAATCATTAATGATAATCGTGATAATCATGTAATATTTACAACATCCATGTTACTTATAACAATTCTAGTCAATGTTTCCATGACTGtataattttaaagggtttttacccaaatgtTTTCAATTTCGGTGGCTTAGCAAGCGAGCATCCtgttcagcactgatgatgatctgtaatcAGATCAAAAACGTTCTCCATATGTGATGTAGGGAATGTgtttagggaattttaataaattatatactttttataaaggattttacttaaattttttgaataaatCCATATTTTACTTTCCAGCTTACATTATAGCAACATGGGAAGTCACTAATCCAGTTTTCAAAGATAGTGAACAACACAACAATATTGCAAAACTACAGCCAGCATGGTTTGACATCATAATGATGCAATTAGGGGCCATAACCCAACAAGGCGCTGAAGCTGAACCCAAAAGTAGTTCTGGAAGGATGGTGTTTGTTGTTacttttatttctattttgttcttGTACACTGCGTACACAGCGAATATTGTAGCTCTATTACAAAGCACATCAGACGTAATCAAGAATTCAGAAGACTTGGTAAACTCTGGAATTGGACTGGGAATTAGGAATATTACGTTTGTTCTGAGACTTTTAGCGGTAATGTATAATATATACCCTTTTATTTACTAGATTGTTCAATTAGTTTTGCGATTCGATAAGAGAGTTGCTACTAGCCtaacttttttttgttatgttGGTAGGTACACTCTTCATATGAACGTACGTGAAGTTTTATTTAAATCtgtcaattcattatttttttagaagCCATTTAGTATCGATGTGtcacagtattttttaaaatggaaATAATCAAGTATCGTACAgtgattaattttttatttttggaaggtttaaaagTAAAAGAAATTTAAGAATGAATGTTGAAAGTGTATAAGGACTCTTCGCCTTCAATTATTACAGTAAAAAGATGAGTTGCTTAATTTAAACGTGGTCGTTTAAGCCTTGAAGACGATCCACGTCAAGGACGGCCAAAAACAGCAACAACAccagaaatcgtagaaaaaacACAGGATATGGTATTGGAAACTCATCGAGTAACTGAAAGTGAATTAGTAGAATCCCTAGGCATCTCATTGGGCAGTGTAAGCAATATTTTGGCCTAAGTATTGGGTTTCAAAAAGCTGTGGTCACAATGGCTGCATTCAGCAGAAAACTGAGATGACTAATCGATTACTTAGCGATGTGTAATCGCTAACGATTCTTCTGAATGGTATTCTTTCATGTACATACGAAATAGgttatgacaactgtcacatttttcaaaatgattTGCAAATACGTGAAAGACACCCCAagaacagaaataaaaattattatgaaatggtaatttataaataaccccATTTAATTCATACATATTTTCAAATTCTTGAATTTCTTGCGACATAGGTAAACCTAATAGGTACATACGAATAATCCAACAAAGCAGCTCAGATATTTATCAGCGTGATTTATATGCCTTTCAGCCTTCCTTGCCTTCAATTCATGTTTTTTTAAgatacataacttaaaatataCGTGTTAGACACACGTCATACGTCAATATTATTTTGATTTGCTAAGaaatcatatttcaaaaccgATGTTTAAAATGGCGACCGATAAGTCATCGAATAATAACTAATCgacaatttatgtggcattcagcagaaaatcgCTAAGCGATTAGTCATCGATtgagtctgctgaatgcacccaatgGGTCGCATTTGCTgacagggccgcgccgtccacgtgtgcaatgtgtgcggcgcacacaaGCGCCAGCAATTAAGAAGCGCCACTaaagttttcacaaaaattttaggTGGGTCAAAATAACACCCATTTTTTTCAGCTTCTACCAAACGGGATATCATAAAACAACACTTTGCAAGTCTGGCATTAAAGCATTTACCTAATACACGCTGGTCTAGTAGAATTGATGATTTAAAGCCATTATACAAAAGTTTGTCAGAAATTTATTATACTTTATagataaaatatcaacatttacattcaTATGCTCAGTTGCTCAGTCTACATACCTATGGTAAACagttctgatgaaagttaacttcgttagCCAAATTTTTCAATCAGAAACAATGAACATAAAATAAATGTCAtacaaagttaattttttttattgtgttcTCGAGCATTAATATCAGTAAATGAAAGATTTTCGTATTATAAAATCATGTTAATTCTTTCAAATTTGTAGTATATTATTTGAACGACGCGACAGTACAATTACAACTTTTGCgtagaaatttgaaaaaaaaactaagatttAATGATCATCTAGGATCTAGATATAGAGGGAGACGATTTGTTTGAAACATTATATGAATTATAGGTACAGCTGCAGcctttgttaaaagaattaactaatgatgtttgtaaaattttaaaatatatacttttaaaGGAATTAActgtttcttcttcttgatgtgcctatccgtgatgaATGTTGGCGATcgtcatggcaatctttatcttagcTGCAGCgcgaaaagctgcacagatgttgtgttaaaCAGGTTCTGAGGtttttaaccaggatgttttccttcttcctggaccttgctttccaaatatttttccttgtacgATGGCTTGTTGGAGGCCATATcgggattcatttcgcataatatgTACAAAGTATTCTAATTTCAaaatttgatggtggtcagtagtaggtacctctcggttcttcttaaTTTTTCTGAGATCCTCCCCATCATTGTGACCCGGTCAGTCCACGGTATTTTAAGAATTATACAGTAcaaccacatctcaaagcttccagttttctgcacatatcttctgTTTCCGTTTAGTAGAattcctttttcagtttcgttcaaagcttcgataaatattcttttagAATAGAGATTGAAAATTAGAGGGTACAAAATACctacagccttgcctcactccacgcatgatttttaCTTACTCTGTGTGTTCAccttcaactctgaggtttgcagtctcaTTCCAGTAAATGTTTCTAATTGTTTTCAGATTTTGGTTGTTAATTCTTGCTTATTTTAATATTTACGTTATTTTGGTgtgctgtactcgatcaaaggctatctcgtaatcaaccagacatgcgtatatgTCGCAActgacgtctctgcatctctggaataacaCTTCTATTGAGAACTGGAATAATACTTGAATTAACTTAAGTTTGCCCAAATTTAACAATAGCTCTTCGCATTCTGTCCATATCTGTTGGGTCTGCTGAACGATCTCTTTCTAAACTGAAACTTATAAAACATTATTTAAGATTGACCATATCAGTCAAGGGCTGTTGACAAATTTATCTATCATCTCTATAGAGTCATCAATATTAGACGATATTCACcatgttataaaaatattttccgaACTGAAGGCGCGAAAAGTGTTTTTTtctgaaataaatatttattttcatgtttaccTGTATATATCTTTAGTTTTTTATGTCGTTCgccaaagatttatttttacttaattatttaaCTTAGTTTATTTTCTTGTTGCATGTATGAGAATTTTCAGTAATTTTTGtttggttacaataaataattgttcatttttattcacattatttaaattaacgagatgatttaaaaaaatgcgtatttttgggcgccattaaatgttttgcacacaggcgctaacacgtgctggcgcggcactgtTTGCTGACAAGGAACACAAACGCATTCGAATGTGACTTTCTCAGCAATATATTTAGGGCGTTTTCGAAAGGAGAAATTAGATTTTGTGCGTCGGTTCATCACAATGGATAAGACTTGGTCTATCATCATGatcctgaatcaaaacaagtGGTTAAAGAGTGTTATCGGGTTTTTCGGCTCCAAAATGAGTTTATGTTCAGAAATCGGCCA
The window above is part of the Diabrotica virgifera virgifera chromosome 2, PGI_DIABVI_V3a genome. Proteins encoded here:
- the LOC114335436 gene encoding glutamate receptor 1-like, whose translation is MFYIRDPHRDPTLKVNAILVTYALEMLNTTTFNIYQSTYGFKLTNSNIYNGVVGDLQTGRAEISGNVLFMYVDRIDVVDYIIYCCHSCLRFIYKAPPLSYVSNLFKLPFTSDVWYSCIGLIVIISITAYIIATWEVTNPVFKDSEQHNNIAKLQPAWFDIIMMQLGAITQQGAEAEPKSSSGRMVFVVTFISILFLYTAYTANIVALLQSTSDVIKNSEDLVNSGIGLGIRNITFVLRLLAVILEDDPRQGRPKTATTPEIVEKTQDMVLETHRVTESELVESLGISLGSTSTEPITKAVYQKVSEKGRRSNIVELEEGMERVRKEFFAFQTDPSVAYGIVKKTYQESEKCDLRQVRLLQTGTPHITMRKHSPYKEIVKVGLTKLLSSGIQQRLVARVYNRKPQCKGKGGTFASAAIMDCYAAYLIFGIGLATASIILLVEIYFHMKLKMCHNRWKHVLVNKISIKTLLNKYN